TGGTCTGCGGGCGGCCCGAGCCGAGGTGGCGTTCGAGCGCCACGGCGCCGCGTTCGCCGGTGATCAGCTCGACCAGCCGGGTGTGGTCCAGGTCGGCGACCGGGCCGGTGGTGACGTGCCGCCCGTCGCGCAGGACGGTGACCGTGTCGCCGATCCGGAAGACCTCGTCGAGCCGGTGCGTCACGTAGACCACGCCGACGCCCTGGTCGCGCAGCGTGCGCAACAGCTCCATCAGGTGGTCGACCTCGGCGACCGGCAGCGCGGCGGTCGGCTCGTCGAGGAAGAGGAAGGTGAGCTCGGAGCCGGTCGGGTCGACCGCCCGGGCGATCGCGACGGCGGCCCGGTCGACCGCGCGGGCCATCGACATCGGACGGTCGAGGTCGAGGTCGGCCCGGCCGATCCGGGCCAGCAGCCCGTGCACCCGGCGGCGTTCGGCGGCCCAGTCGATGGCCCGGCGCCGGGTGCGGTAGCCGATGCCGAGCGCCAGGTTCTCCAGCGCGGTCAGCTCGGGGATCACGCCGGCCTGCTGGTGCACGAACCGCATGCCGAGCCGGGCGCTCTCCTGCGGGCTGCCGCCGGCGAACGCGGTGCCGCCGACGGTGATCGCGCCGCCCGGATCGATCGTGTGGTAGCCGGAGAGCGCCTTGATCAGCGTCGACTTGCCGCAGCCGTTCTGGCCGAGGATGCAGTGGATGGTGCCCGGCTCGATGGTGAACGAGACGTTGTCGAGGGCCCGCTGGCCCGGGAACGTCTTGGAGATCCCGGTCAGGGTGATGGACATGTCAGGCAACCTCCCTCGCTTCGCGCAGCGACCGGCCGGGGATCGCCTCCTGGAGCTCGACCGTGTATTGCTCGCGCGGCGCCGAGAACACCGTGTCGACCGGGCCGGTCTCGACGATCCGGCCGTGCCGCATCACCGTGACGTCGTCGCCGATCATGCGGACCACGCCCAGGTCGTGGGTGATGAACAGGTAGGTCAGGCCGAGCCGGTCCTGTAGCTCGGCGAGGAGCTGGATGATCTGGTACTGCACGCTGACGTCCAGCGCGGACACCGCCTCGTCGAGCACCAGGATCTCGGGCTCGGCGGCCAGCGCGCGGGCGATCGCCACCCGCTGGCGCTGCCCGCCGGACAGCTCGCTCGGCCGCCGCCGGGCCACCGACGGGTCCAGGCCGACGGCGTCCAGCAGCTCGGCGACCCGGGCGGCACGCTCGCGCGCGGTGTCGCGTACCCGGAGGTTCTTGAGGGGTTCGTTGATGGATTTCTCGACGCTGTAGCGGGGATCGAGGGAGTTGCTCGGGTCCTGGAAGACGTATTGGAGCTGGCGGTGGAACCAGCGCTGCGATGCGCGCCGGGGTCTCTCGGGCACCGGCCGGCCGTTGACCACCACGGTCCCGGTGGTGGGCGCCGTCAGACCCGCGACCAGCCGGCCCAGGGTCGACTTGCCGGCCCCGGACTCGCCGACGATGGCGTGCGTGCGGCCGCGGCGGACCCGCAGCGAGACACCGTCGACGGCGTGCACGTCGTGGTAGTGCTTGGCCACCGCGTCCAGCTCGATCACCGACTCGTCGGTCTCCGGTGCGGCGCCGTCCGCGCCGCGCACCCGGGTGCTGGCCGCGGTCGGCGCGTGCGCCAGGAGCTGGCGGGTGTAGTCGCTGCGCGGATCGCCCAGCACCCGGCCGGGGTCGCCGTCTTCGACGGTCGAGCCGTCGCGCAGCACCATGATCCGGTCGGAGCGGTCGGCGGCGACCCCGATGTCGTGGGTCACCAGCAGGATGCCCAGGCCCAGGGTGTCGCTGAGCATCTCGAGGTGGTCGAGGATCTGGCGCTGCACGCCGACGTCGAGGGCCGAGGTGGGCTCGTCGGCCAGCAGCATCGCGGGGTCGTTGGCCAGGGCGATCGCGATCAGCACCCGCTGGCGCATGCCGCCGGACAGCTCGTGGGGATACTGGTTGCGCAGCCGGTCGGGCTCGGGCAGGCCGGCCAGGCGCAGCTTCGCCTCCGCGATCCGCCACGCCTCCGCCGCCGACACCTTCTGGTGGATCCGCACCGCGTCGCAGACCTGGTGGCCGATCTTCTTGACCGGGTCGAGCGACGAACCCGGGTCCTGCGGGATGAGGCCGACGAAGGTGCCGCGCAGGGTCGCCAGCCGCTTGTCGGTCCAGCCGGTGATGTCGTTGCCGCCGAGCAGCACCTGCCCCTGTGTCACCCGGGCGGCCGGTGGCAGCAGGCCCAGCGCGGCGTTGAGCAGCGTGCTCTTGCCGGAACCGGACTCGCCCACGACCGTCACGGTCTGGCCGGGCAGCACGTCTATCGACACACCGCGCAGGGCGGGCTGTGACCTTCCGTGCCGGTCCTGGTAGGTCACGCCCAGGTCGCGCACGCTCAGCAGGGGACCGTCCATGTCTACCTTCCCAGGGACTTGCTGATCCGGTTCGTCGCGACCACGACGATGACGATGATCAGACCGGGCAACAGCGAGATCCACGGATAGGTGCTCAGGTAGTTGCGGCCCTCGGCGACGGCCAGGCCCCACTCGGGTTGCGGCGGGGGCGTGCCGAAACCCAGGAAGCCCAGGCTCGCGACGGCCAGCAGGGCGCTGCCGCATTCGAGCGCGGCCAGCGCGAGGACCGTGGGCGCCGCGTTCGGCAGGACGTGGTTCCAGGCGGTACGCAGGAAGCCCGCGCCACTGCCGTAGGCGGCGGTGACGTAGTCGATGCTGGCCACCCGGATCACCTCCGAGCGCATCACCCGGGCGAACGGCGCGATCGAGGCGACACCCACCGCGATCGCGATGTTGGTCGTGCCGTAGCCGAGGGCAGCGACCACCGCCATCGCCAGCAGCAGGCCCGGGATCGCCAGCAGCACGGCGACCAGGCGCCCGATCACGGTGTCGACCAGGCCGCGGGCCAGGCCGGACAGCACGCCCAGGATCGAACCGACGATCAGGCCGAGGAGCACCGCCAGCAGGGTCGCCTTGACCGTCTCGGAGGTGCCGAAGATGGTGCGGGTCAACAGGTCCCGGCCGAGCTGGTCGGTGCCGAACGGATGGCTCAGGCTCGGCGCGGCGAACGAGTCGCCGCTGCCGATCTTCAGAGGGTCGCCGGTGGTGAAGGCGCCCGGCATCACCGTCCACAGTGCTACGACGGCGAGCACCAGCCAGGATGCCACCAGCGTGGGCCGGCGCAGGGTCCGGCGCAGAGTCGCCGTCCTGGTGGGCGCGCTGGGTGCCAGCTCCACCTCGGCTTCGGTGAACTGTTCAGGCATGGCCGACCTTCACGCGGGGGTCGAGGATCGGGTAGACGACGTCGACGGCGAGGTTGACGAGCGAGAAGACGACCGCGCCGAGCACGACGATCGCCTGGATGAGTGCGATGTCCTGGTTGCGCACCGCGGTCTCGGTCAGCCGGCCGAGGCCCGTGCGGGAGAACACCGTCTCGACGATCACGGTGCCGGCGAGCAACTGGCCGAACGTCAGGCCGGCGATGGTCAGCGCCGGCAGGCAGGCGTTCTTGAGCGCGTTGCGGCGCAGGATCCACATCGTCGACGCACCCTGGGCGCGCAGCACCGTCACGTAGGGCGCGGCCAGTTCCCGGCTCAGGTTGCGCACCAGCAACTGCGCGATCGGCGCGGCGACCGGCACGGCCAGCGTGATCGCGGGCAGCACCAGCGAGCTCGGCCCGTCCCCGCCGATCACCGGGAACCAGCCGAGCCGCATGGCGAACAGGTGGATCAGGAGCAGGCCGACCAGGAACACCGGCACCGAGACGGCGACGGAGGGGATGGCCGAGGCGAGGCCGCCCAGCCGAGGGAACGCGGTCTGGACGCTGAGCAGTGCCACGCCCAGCGCCAGCAGCACGGCCAGGACCAGCGCGAGACCGGCGAGCAGCGTCGTGTTCGGCAGCACCGCCGAGATCATCGACCAGGCGTCCTGACCGGTCCGGTAGGAGACGCCGAAGTCGCCGTGCAGCATGCCGACGAGCTTGTCCGCGTATTGGTGCCAGACGCTGTGGTCGAGGCCGTAGAACTCGCGCAACCGCTCGACGGTCTCGGTGTTGTCACCGACCTGGGTGGGATCGACCATGAGCGAGGCGGCGTCGGAGGGCAGCACGTACAGGAGGAAGAAGCTGAGCGTGAACGCCAGCCACACCACGAGGACGTACTGCCCAACCCTGCCAAGCAGACGCATCCGACTACGCCGCCAGCCAGGCGTCGTAAAGGGACAGGCGGGAGAGGCTGTCGTACGCCAGTCCCTGCGCCTTCGGCGACGCCGCCGCCACCTGAGCGGTGGTGAAGATCGGCACCGAGAGCGCGTAGGTGCTGATGACCTCCTCCTGGACCTTCTTGACCGCTGCCATCCGGTCCGCGTCACCGAGCGGCGCGACCAGCGTGTCCATCAGGTCGGTGACCTGCTGCCGGATCGGCGTGTCCTGGTTGATCTTCAGGCGGTTGGCCGGTGCCAGCGGTGAGTAGAGGCTGCGCAGCCAGGACGGGTCGTTGCCGGTGCCCGCGTAGGCGTTGATGTTCCACCACGGGTCCGGGTCGGCGTCGCCGGCCAGCCAGTCGGCGGCCGACACCATCTTGATCTTCAGCTCGATGCCGACGTCGCGCAGGTTGGCCTGCACGAACTCGAGCGCCGGCTTGAAGATGACCAGGGACTGGTTGCCCTGCACCTCGAGGGACAGCTTCTGGCCGCCCTTCGCGCGGATGCCGTCGGGGCCGGGCACCCAGCCGGCGGCGTCGAGGATCTGCTTCGACTTGGCCGGGTCGTATTTCAGTTCGCTGCTCAGGTCGGCGTAGCCGGGGAAGACCTCCGGCACGATCGAGCTGGCGATCTTGTAGCTGTCGGTCAGCACGGCCTTGCGCAGCCCGTCACGGTCCCAGCCGTATTGGATGGCCTGCCGCACGGCGAGGTCGTTGCTCGGAGCCTTGTGCAGGTTGAAGTCGAGCGAGAAGGCGCGTCCCGGGATCGGCCGGGACAGGATCGTGGCGCCGCCGGCGGCGACGGCCTTCTCGTCGGTCGGGCTGACGTCGGTGATGGCGTCGGTCTCGCCGGATTGCAGCGCGCCCATCCGCACCCCCGACTCGGGGACGACGACGATCTTCACCGCGTCGAGGTAGGCCTCACCCTTGTGCGCGCGGCTCTCCGGCGCCCAGGCGTAGCCGGCCCGCTTCTTGAGGGTCGTGCTCTGCTGGTAGACGTGCTCGCCGATGGTGAACGGGCCGCTGGCGACCACGTTCTGCGGCTTGGCCCGCTCCTGGCGGCTCAGCTTGAGCATGGCCGCGCCGACGATGCCGAACGGTCGGCCGCTCAGCGCCGGCAGGAAACCGGTGTTGGTGGCGCTGAACTTCACGGTGATCTGGTCGGTGCCGGTCACCTCGGTCGAGACGTAGCCGTTGAGCAGGCCCTTCTGCGGTGGCACGCCGAGCGCGTCGTCGCCGAACGCCAGCATGTCGAGGTTGGCCTTGACCACCTCGGGCGTCAGCGCCGAGCCGTCGCTGAACGTCACGTCCGTCCGCAGCTTCAGCACGAACTCGGTGTAGGCGTCGTTCTTGGTCCAGGACGTGGCGAGCCAGGGCTCGAGTGCCATCGTCTTCGGGTTCTGGTAGATCAGCTTGTCCGAGATGTTGTTCTTGATGAAGTCTTCGGAGAAGCTGCCGATCGTCTGCGGGTCGAGGTCGGCGGGCGGGTCCTGGATGCCGATCGTCATGGTCCCGCCGGAGACCGGTGCGCCGACCGCGGCGCCGGCGTTCTTCGTCGCGCCGCCGGAACTGCACGCGGCCAGCGCGATCACCGCCGTCGCGGCGACAAGGATGGGAATCAAGCGTCTTCGTCCGTGCAGCCTCACTCGTGGAACCCCTCTTCTGCTAGGGCCGAGCCGGTGTTGTTCTTAATAAGCTTGAAAACATCTCATCATTTACATGTAACCGACGTCAACGGTTGTCGACGCGGGCGACAAGTGCGGCGTCGACCAGCCGCACGCCCTGACCGTGCGGTAGCACGATCACCGGGTTGAGATCGATCTCCGCGATCGAGTCCTGCCAGGCCACCGCGGCGGCCGACAGTCGTGACACGACGGTCGCCAGCGCCTCGACGTCGGCGGCCGGCTTGCCGCGCGCGCCGGCGAAGAGCGGCGCGATGTTGAGCTCGCGCACCATCGCGAGCGCTTCCGTCTCGTTGATCGGCGCCAGCCGCAGCGCGACGTCCCGGACCACCTCGGCGTAGATGCCGCCGGCACCGACCATGACGACCGGGCCGAAGATCAGGTCGAGCGTGCAGCCGACGATCACCTCGACGCCGCTGGGCGCCATCGGCTGGACGATCGCCCGGTGCGGCACGCCCATCCCGTCGGCGACGGCGGCCACCGCTTCCCAGGCCGCGCCTACGGCGTCCGTGTCGGACAGGCCGAGGTGCACGCCGCCGACGTCGCTCTTGTGGATCAGCCCGTCGGCGCTCAGCTTCAGCGCGACCGGGAAACCGAGGTCCTGTGCGGCCGTGACCGCTTCGGCGGACGAGGTCACCTGCCGCCACGGCGCCAGCGGCAGGCCGGCGGACGCGAGCAACTCGAACGTCGCCGCGTCGCTGGCCGCCGCCGCCGGGGTGGCGGTCGCCGGCACGGGTTCGGGCCGTGGTCCCGGCTCGGGCGCCCGCCAGGCCTCGCCGACCCGGGCCGCGGCGGCCAGCACCCGCGCGGCGCGGGCCGGGCTGGTCACGTAGGGGACCTCCAGCGCACCGAGCCGGGGCCGCAGGGCGGGGGTGGGCAGCCAGTGGCTGAAGCCGAGGATCGGCAGCGTGGTCGCCGCCGCGATCGAGGCGATCGACTCCTCGCTGACGTCGAGCAGCGGCATCAGCACCACGATGGCGTCGTACTCGCCGGAGTCGGACAGGGTCTTGACCACAGACGCGAACGCCTCGACCGAGATGCCGGACGCGGTCAGGTCGACCGGGTTGAGCACCGAGCCGAAGTCGGGCACAAACGCCTTGAGTTGGGCCCGCAGCTCTTCCGAGGCCGGCGCGAGCACCATGCCCGCGCGTTCGATGGTGTCGGCGAGCCAGGCACCGCCGCCGCCGGACTGGGTGACCACGGCGACCCGGTTGCCCGCCGGCACGCGGCCGCGGAGCAGGAAGGTGGCCAGGTCGAACATGTCTTCGATGTCGTGCACCCGGACCATGCCGGCCGCCCGGAACGCGGCGTCGAACACCAGGTCGGCGCCGGCCATCGAGCCGGTGTGCGATTGGACCGCGCGGCCGCCGGCCTCGGTGGCACCGATCTTCGCGATGATGACCGGCTTGCCCGCCCGGGCCGCGCGCCGGCCGACCTCGACCAGGCGGTCGGCGCCGCGGATCGTCTCGGCGTACGCCACGATCACTTTGGTGTTCGGGTCGTCGATCGCGTCTTCGACGAAGTCGACCAGCGTCAGGTCGGCCTCGTTGCCGGTGGAGACGAACGAGCTGACCCCCAGCCCCGACAGCGTCGCCCGGTTGAGAATCGACAGACCCATCCCGCCGCTCTGGCTGACGATGGCCAGCCCGCCGGTCTGCGGCCGGGACCGTCCGGGCATACCGACGCCGAAGCCGGCGGCCACCCCGTCGGACTGGTTGAGGAAGCCGAGCGAGTTGGGGCCGACCAGCCGCACCCCGCTGCGCCGGGCCACCTCGACCAGGTCCGCCTGTAGCGCGGCACCACCGGACACCTCGCCGAAGCCGGAGGTGAGCACGACCGCGAACGGGACACCGGCGGCGCCGCAGTCTTCGATGACGCCCGCGACCCGCGGCGCGGCGACGGCGACGACCACGAGGTCGATGCCGGCCGGCGCGTCCCGCACCGACGGGTAGGCCCGCAGCCCCTTCACCTCGGCGTGGGTCGGGTGGATCGGGTAGAGATCGCCGGTGTAGTCGTAGGACATCAGGGTGGCCAGCGCGTTGGTGCCGAGGGCGGTCGGGTTCTGCGAGGCCCCGACGACGGCGATGGAACGGGGCCGGAGAAGCCGGTCGAGGTCGATGGTCATCTGCGCTCTCCTGTCGAGCTAGGGGGTGGTGAAGCTCAGCACCGTGCCCCAGCCCGGCCGGTCGGTGAAGCAGGCCGCCACCGGGAGGCCGATGCGGAGCCGGTCGGCCGGGATGCCGACGAAGTCGGCGAAGACCCGCAGCCCGGGCTGCTCGTCGAGGAGCACCCAGCCCACGGCGTACGGCGCGTGGTCGGCGAAGCCGGGCACGAAGACGCGGTGCACGACGGTGAACGTGTCGACGGTCCCGTTGCCACCCGCCTCCTCGAACGCGAGGTCGTCTGAGCCGCAGCGGGGACACAGGAAGTCGGGGAAGTGGATCCAATGCCGGCAGTGGCGGCACCGCTGCAACTCCAGCCGGCCCTCCCGGGCGGCCTCCCAGTAGGGCGCGCTCAGCGCCGTCGGCTCGGGCACCGGGCGCGTCACGCGTCGGCCCTCGCCAGGACGGCGGCGCTGCCGAAGCTGCCGCTGAAACCGGTGACGAGCGCCGTCGCCGCGTCGGGCACCTGCCGGTCGCCGGCCTCGTGCCGGAGCTGGCGGACCGCCTCCACGACGTTGTTGAAGCCGTGCACGTAGCCCTCGGAGAGCAGTCCGCCGTTGGTGTTGACCGGGACCCCGTCGCCGCCGCGGATCAGGTCGCCGCTGCCGCCGTGCCCGGCGAAGCCGAAGTCTTCGAGCTGCCCGAGCACCACCCAGGTGTAGGCGTCGTAGAGCTGGGCGAGGTCGATGTCGCGATGGGTCATCCCGGCGGATTTCCACAGCCGGTCGGCGATGTAGCGGGAGAACAGCGCCGAGACGTCGGTCGCTCTGTCCTGTATGGACGACCCTGGACCGCCGCCGCGGACCACCGCGCGGATGGTGACCGGCGGGTGGGCACCCGACCGGGCCCGCTCGGCGCTGGTCACCACGATCGCGCAGGCGCCGTCGGTCTCCTGGCAGCAGTCCAGCCGGCGCAGCGGCTCGGCGACCCAGGGGCTGGCGTCGTAGGCGGCCCGGTCGAGCGGCTCACGCATCAGCGCACCGGGATTGGCGAGGGCGTGCGTGCGCATCCGGATGGCGACCGCGGCGAGGTCGTCGGCACCCATCCCGCGGTCGTGCAGGAAGCGCTGCGCCGACAGGGCGAAGAGCTGCGGCGGGCCGGCGAGGCCGTACTGGGCGTAGAAGTGCGCCTCGTCGGACAGGCCGACGGTGGTCTGGCCCATCCGCTTTCCGGTGCGGCCGTTGAGCGCGCGATAGACCACGACCACCTCGGCGGCGCCGGAGTCGACCAGCATCGCGGCCCGGCCGAGGATCGAGGCCGTGTGCTGGCCGCCGCCCCAGACGTCTTCCACCCAGCCGAACTCGTCGATGCCGAGCAGCCGGGCGAGCGCGACGGCCGAGATCGAGTCGCCGACCTGGTAGTCGATGATGGCGTCGACGTCGGCGACGGTCATCCCGGCGTCGGCGATGGCGGCCCGCACCGCGCGGGCAGCCAGCACGTCGACGGCCACCCCGGAGTTGCGGGTGATCTCCGTGCTGCCCACTCCCACAACGGCGGCCGTACGCGGAAATCCGCTCACGAGGCCGCCACCCGCTGCCCGAGGTAGGCGTCCAGCAGCCCGGAGCGGTCCTCGATCTCCTGGCTGGTGCCCTGCATCCGGACCCGCCCCTCGGCCATCACGTAGAGCCGGTCGGCCACCTCCAGCGCGACCCGGGTGTTCTGCTCGACGAGCAGCACCGAGGTGGTGGTCTTGATCCGGGTCAGCGCCTCGGCCACCACGCCGACGTTGCGCGGTGACAGGCCCAGGCTCGGCTCGTCGAGCATGAGCAGCCGCGGCGCCGCCACCAGGGCCCGCCCGATGGCGACCATCTGCTGCTCGCCGCCGGAGAGCGACCAGCAACGGGTGCCGCGCAGCGCTTGCAGCTGGGGGAAGAGCTGGTAGATGTCGTCGACGGAGTAGGTCGGGGTGCGCTTGCCGCGCGCGGTGCAGCCCACCTGGAGGTTCTCGTGCACGGTGAGCTCGGCGAACAGCCGTCGGCCCTCGGGCACGTGCACCAGGCCGGTCCGGGCGAGCCGGTCGGCGGCCGTCCGCCCGACCGGCGTGCCGGCGAACTCGACGGTGCCGTCGTGCGCGACCAGGTTGGAGATGGCCTTGAGCGTGGAGGTCTTGCCGGCGCCGTTGGGGCCCAGCAACGCCACGCATTCGCCGTCGCCGACCGTCAGCGAGAGGTCGACCACCGCGGTGATCGCGTCGTAGTTCACGGAGAGGTTCTTGACGTCAAGCATGGTGCGGGACCCCAAGGTAGGCATCGATCACGTCGGGACGGGACAGGACCTCGGCCGGCGGGCCGTCGGCGACGAGCTTGCCGGCGGCGAGCACGGCCACCCGGGGGCAGAGCGCCGAGACGAAGTCCATCTTGTGTTCGACCAGCAGGATCGAGACGCCGGCGTCGTTGACCGTCTGCAAGGTATGGCTGAGCGCCTCGGTCTCGGCGCTGTTGAGGCCGGCGGCGGGCTCGTCGAGCAGGAGCACCTTCGGCCCGGTGGCGAGGGCGCGGGCCAGCGCGAGCGCCTGCTGCTGGCCGTAGGTGAGGATCGCGGCCGACTCCTCGGCCAGGTCGGCCAGGCCGACCGTGGTGAGAAACTCGAGCGCCGCGACCGTCCGCCGGTATTCGCCCCGCTGGAACCAGGTCGCCGGCCCGCGGGTCTCGGCGGCCCGCACGGCCAGCATCACGTTCTCGATCACCGAGAGCTTCGTGAACGTCTGCGGTGTCTGGTAGGTGCGGCTGATGCCGCGCCAGGCCGCTCCCTGCGGTGACCCGCTGCGCAGCCGTTGCCCGTCGATGACGATCGACCCGGTGGCCCGGACGATGCCGCTGATCGCGTTGATCAGCGTGCTCTTGCCCGAGCCGTTGGGCCCGATGATGCCCATCCGCGAGCCGCTGGCGAGCGTCAGGCTGACGCCCGCCACGGCACGGACATTGCCGAACGACACGTGTACGTCGGTGAGCTCGAGCGTCACGATCCAACCTCCTTGCGGGAGCGCGCCTGTCCCAGTCGTTTTGTCAGCGGCCGCGCGAGGCCCATCAGGCCCTCGGGCAGCAGCACGATGGTGATGACGAGCACGGCGGCCAGGATGAGCTGCCGGTGGTCGGCCGCCGGCCGGATCAACTCGGGGAGCACGACCACGAACGCGGCGCCCAGCAGCGAGCCCCACATCGAGTGCATGCCGCCGACGATCACGACGACGAACAGGTTGATGCCGAGGTTGAGGTCGAAGCTCGGCGAGGAGATGAAGCCCTGGCTCTGCGCGTAGAGCGCGCCGGCGACGGCCGCGTAGCACGAGCCGATGACGAAGATGACCAGTTGGTTGCGGGTGTTGCGGATGCCGAGGCCGGCCGCGGTCAGCGGCTTGTCGCGGACGGCGATCGCCTCGCGGTACGTGGCCGAGGTGCGCAGCCGGTAGACGATCAGCATGGCCACCACGAAGAACACGACGAACAGCCAGTAGTAGCCGGCCGGCGTGGTGACCTGGTGCCCGAAGATGGTCGGCGCGGTCAGCATCGAGGTGTTGCTCGCCGGGCCGGTGAACCATTCCCAGGCGCGGAACACGATGATGGTGACCGACGCCAGGCCCAGCGTGGCGATGCCGAAGTAGAAGTCCGACGCGCGCCAGAGCAACAGCTTGAAGACCGTCGCGAGGATGGCGCAGACGACGAGGGCGAACAGCACGCTGAGCCAGAAACCGTGGGTGCGGGCGGCATACGCGGCGCTGTAGGCACCGATGCCCATCGTCGCCGCGTGCGAGAACGCGAACTGCCCGGACAGGCCGAGGATCAGGTAGAAGCCGACGCCCGCGATCGCGTAGATCAGCATCAGCCCGAGCACCGTGTATTGGTAGTCGTCGGCCGCGAACAACGGCAGGGCGCAGAGGATGGCGGTGACCACGGCGATCTGCACCAGCCGGAGATGGTCGCCGGTCCGGCGCCGGCGCCAGACCTGGTCGACGGACGGGGCCGAGCGGTCCGGGGGTGCGGCCGTCGCTTCTTTCTCAGACACGGACACGGGACTGGCTCCCTAGGACTCCGCGCGGCGCGATCGCCACGATGAGGATCATGAGGGCGAACGGGTACACCGCCTTGAACTGGTAGGCGACGTACTGCGTGCCGAGCTGTTCGACCAGCCCCAGCACGAGGGCGCCGACGATGACACCCGCGAACCGGCCGAAGCCGCCGATGACGGCCGCCGCGAACGCCGCGATCATCGCGGTGAAGCCGAAGTTGGTCTCCAGCGAGGCCCGCGGTGCCAGCATCAGCCCGGCGACCGCGGCGAGCGCGCCACCGAGGCCGAAGGCGAACATGCCGAACGCCTTGACCGGGATGCCTTGCAGCTGCGCGACTTCCGGGTCCAACGAGGCGGCCCGGAACTGCCGGCCGAGCTGGGTGCGATTGAACATCAGCGCCAGCAGCGTCACGCCGACGGCGGTCACCCCGATGATCACGAGGTCGTACGCCGCGATGTTGGCGCCGGCGATGTCGACCACCTTGCCCGGCAGCAGTGCCGGCAGCGTGCGGGTCTCGGTGCCGTAGAACTCCAGCAGGACGGCCGAGATGACCAGCCCGACGCCGAGGGTCGCGATGACCACCACGAGTTCGGGGCGGCTGCGCAGCGGCGCGTGCACGATGCGCTCGACGGCCACCCCGACGAAGAACATCAGCACCACCACGACGGGGTACGCGACCCACCAGTCCAGGCCGAACTGCACGGCGGTCAGGTAGCCGAGGTAGCCGCCGAGCGTGACGAGACCGCCCTGCGCGAAGTTGATGATGCCGGTCGCCTTGTAGGTGACGATGAAGCCCAGCGCGACCAGCGCCGAGATGGAACCCAGCGCCAGCCCGGAAACGAAGACGGTCACGAATGTGGCCAACTCAAGCCCTCCTTGACTTGCAGACCGGTGCCGGGACCGCGGGGGTCGCCCGCGATCCCGGCCGGTCGATCCGACTTCTACTTCTGGTTCTGGAAGTCGAAGGTCTGGACGGTCTTGGGCGTGCCGCTCTCGAAGCTGATGATCACTTCGGTGCCCGACATGAAGTGCTGCGCGTCGGTCTTGTAGGGGACGCAGATGCCGTCCTTGTAGTCGATCGACTCGAGCGCCTTGAGGCGGTCGTCGGGGCTGCTCGACGCCGCGTTCTCGTAGGCGGTCTTCAGCAGGTAGAAGCCGTCGTACACGGTGGCGGCGTTCGGGTCCGGCATGAAGTTGTACTTCGCCTGGAAGTCGGTCACCCACTTGGCCACCCGGTCGTTGGCCGGGTCGGCCATGTTGCACGGGGCGGCGCTGTACATCGTCTTGATCAGGTCGGGCGCGAGCTTCTGGAGGTAGACCTGCATGCCGGTCTGGCCGACGATGGTGGGGATCTTCAGGTTCTGCTGCTGGATCGCCTTGAGCACGGCGACGATGCCGGGCTGGTATTCGGTGGTGACGACGGCGTTCGCGTCCTTCATCGCCAGGATCTGGGTGGTGACGTCGGTCGAGTTCAGCGGGTTGGTGCGGGAGGCGATGATCTCGCCGCCGGCGGCGGTCGCGCCGTCCTTGGCCGCCTGCTCGTTGGTGCCCTTGGCGGCGTCGTCGCGCAGCACAGCGCCGAGCTTCTTGGCACCGAGCGTCTTGACGGCATACTGGACGCCGGCGTTCACGGTCAGCTCACTGGGCGGTCCGACCCGGAACGACCAGACGCTCGCGCCCTTCGTCGAATTCGGGTCGTAGGCGGCCGCGTAGCCACCGCCGGTGAACAGCAGTGGGATCTTGGCCCGGTCGAGCAGCGGGCGCACGGCGAGCACCTGGTCCGGCACCGGCAGGCCGATGA
This genomic interval from Asanoa ferruginea contains the following:
- a CDS encoding ABC transporter ATP-binding protein, producing MTLELTDVHVSFGNVRAVAGVSLTLASGSRMGIIGPNGSGKSTLINAISGIVRATGSIVIDGQRLRSGSPQGAAWRGISRTYQTPQTFTKLSVIENVMLAVRAAETRGPATWFQRGEYRRTVAALEFLTTVGLADLAEESAAILTYGQQQALALARALATGPKVLLLDEPAAGLNSAETEALSHTLQTVNDAGVSILLVEHKMDFVSALCPRVAVLAAGKLVADGPPAEVLSRPDVIDAYLGVPHHA
- a CDS encoding ABC transporter substrate-binding protein; protein product: MKLTWARGAVAAGLALTLAACGSNSGDKAAAGTGDSSKPITIGLMVAISNALSDPKLFVNPAEMAVGEINAAGGIGGRQIVLKQYDSDFTTQGAITATQKAIADKVEGIIGLPVPDQVLAVRPLLDRAKIPLLFTGGGYAAAYDPNSTKGASVWSFRVGPPSELTVNAGVQYAVKTLGAKKLGAVLRDDAAKGTNEQAAKDGATAAGGEIIASRTNPLNSTDVTTQILAMKDANAVVTTEYQPGIVAVLKAIQQQNLKIPTIVGQTGMQVYLQKLAPDLIKTMYSAAPCNMADPANDRVAKWVTDFQAKYNFMPDPNAATVYDGFYLLKTAYENAASSSPDDRLKALESIDYKDGICVPYKTDAQHFMSGTEVIISFESGTPKTVQTFDFQNQK
- a CDS encoding branched-chain amino acid ABC transporter permease, whose amino-acid sequence is MSEKEATAAPPDRSAPSVDQVWRRRRTGDHLRLVQIAVVTAILCALPLFAADDYQYTVLGLMLIYAIAGVGFYLILGLSGQFAFSHAATMGIGAYSAAYAARTHGFWLSVLFALVVCAILATVFKLLLWRASDFYFGIATLGLASVTIIVFRAWEWFTGPASNTSMLTAPTIFGHQVTTPAGYYWLFVVFFVVAMLIVYRLRTSATYREAIAVRDKPLTAAGLGIRNTRNQLVIFVIGSCYAAVAGALYAQSQGFISSPSFDLNLGINLFVVVIVGGMHSMWGSLLGAAFVVVLPELIRPAADHRQLILAAVLVITIVLLPEGLMGLARPLTKRLGQARSRKEVGS
- a CDS encoding branched-chain amino acid ABC transporter permease codes for the protein MATFVTVFVSGLALGSISALVALGFIVTYKATGIINFAQGGLVTLGGYLGYLTAVQFGLDWWVAYPVVVVLMFFVGVAVERIVHAPLRSRPELVVVIATLGVGLVISAVLLEFYGTETRTLPALLPGKVVDIAGANIAAYDLVIIGVTAVGVTLLALMFNRTQLGRQFRAASLDPEVAQLQGIPVKAFGMFAFGLGGALAAVAGLMLAPRASLETNFGFTAMIAAFAAAVIGGFGRFAGVIVGALVLGLVEQLGTQYVAYQFKAVYPFALMILIVAIAPRGVLGSQSRVRV